The Burkholderia lata genome contains a region encoding:
- the glp gene encoding molybdopterin molybdotransferase MoeA, translating into MSNPNPAAPRAPMLSTAEALAALLDAAKPLPGAETVATLDALGRVLAADVSSPLDVPPMHTSAMDGYAVRVADLLHGDRRLPVSQRIPAGHPAAPLAAGTAARIFTGATVPPGADAVVMQEQTAADGDAVEILHTPKAGEWITAQGADIRQGSVILPAGTRLTPQALGLAASVGCAQLAVARRIRVAVFFTGDELTMPGEPLKPGAIYNSNRFTLRGLLERLGCHVTDYGIVPDSLAATRDTLRAAARDHDVILTSGGVSVGDEDHVKPAVEAEGRLALWQIAMKPGKPLAYGAVRRGDDRADAHFIGLPGNPVSSFVTFLLFVRPFLLRLSGVRDVAPRALSLRADFSQNKGDRRNEFLRARVNAAGGLDLFPNQSSAVLTSTVWGDGLIDNPPQHAISAGETVRFIPFSELLS; encoded by the coding sequence ATGTCGAACCCGAATCCCGCGGCGCCGCGTGCGCCGATGCTGTCGACCGCCGAGGCACTCGCCGCGCTGCTCGATGCCGCGAAGCCGTTGCCCGGCGCCGAAACCGTCGCCACGCTCGACGCGCTCGGCCGCGTGCTGGCGGCCGACGTGAGCTCGCCGCTCGACGTGCCGCCGATGCACACGAGCGCGATGGACGGCTATGCGGTGCGCGTCGCCGACCTGCTGCATGGCGACCGGCGTTTGCCGGTGTCGCAGCGCATTCCGGCCGGTCACCCGGCCGCGCCGCTCGCTGCTGGCACGGCCGCACGGATCTTCACCGGCGCGACGGTGCCGCCCGGCGCCGACGCCGTCGTGATGCAGGAGCAGACGGCGGCCGACGGCGATGCGGTCGAGATCCTGCACACGCCGAAGGCCGGTGAATGGATCACCGCGCAGGGCGCGGATATCCGGCAGGGCTCGGTGATCCTGCCGGCCGGCACGCGGCTCACGCCGCAGGCGCTCGGCCTGGCCGCGTCGGTCGGCTGCGCGCAATTGGCGGTCGCGCGGCGGATTCGTGTCGCGGTGTTCTTCACCGGTGACGAACTGACGATGCCCGGCGAGCCGCTGAAGCCCGGCGCAATCTACAACTCGAACCGCTTCACGCTGCGCGGGCTGCTGGAACGGCTCGGCTGCCACGTGACCGACTACGGGATCGTGCCCGATTCGCTCGCCGCGACGCGCGATACGCTGCGCGCGGCTGCCCGCGATCACGACGTGATCCTGACGAGCGGCGGCGTGTCGGTCGGTGACGAGGATCACGTGAAGCCGGCCGTCGAGGCCGAAGGGCGGCTCGCGCTGTGGCAGATCGCGATGAAGCCCGGCAAGCCGCTAGCTTACGGCGCGGTGCGCCGCGGCGACGATCGCGCCGATGCGCACTTCATCGGGCTGCCCGGCAACCCGGTGTCGAGCTTCGTCACGTTCCTGCTGTTCGTGCGGCCGTTCCTGCTGCGCCTGTCCGGCGTGCGCGACGTCGCGCCGCGCGCACTGTCGCTGCGTGCCGACTTTTCGCAAAACAAGGGCGACCGGCGCAACGAATTCCTGCGCGCGCGCGTCAACGCGGCCGGCGGCCTCGACCTGTTCCCGAACCAGAGCTCGGCGGTGCTGACG